One genomic window of Rubidibacter lacunae KORDI 51-2 includes the following:
- a CDS encoding RelA/SpoT family protein, which translates to MDAIAFAPDFPQLQLPKWLKTCLRDRQGGTADLESDLIAGAFELAYDLHKDQRRKSGEPYIAHPVAVAELLHDLGGDSAMVAAGLLHDVVEDTDVTPEELEERFGLQVRSLVEGVTKLSQFNFSSKTERAAENFRRMFVAMAKDIRVIVVKLADRLHNMRTLEHLPPAKQRRIALETREIFAPLANRLGIGRFKWELEDLAFKYLEPQEYRQIQSLVAERRADREARIKHLTETLRDRLLAENIGLRELNGRPKHLYGIYRKMQQQQKAFEEIYDLAGIRIIVDTNVDCYRALAVVHDAFKPMPGRFKDYIGLPKPNRYQSLHTTAIGTTGRPLEVQIRTEEMHQVAEYGIAAHWVYKESGGSSNVQVTAEDEKFTWLRQLLEWQNDLKDAQEYIDSLKDNLFEDDVYVFTPGGDVIALARGATPVDFAYRIHTEVGNHMKGARVNGRWTVLDAPLKNGDIVEILTNKSSHPSLDWLNYAATPSARNRIRQWYKRSHRDENLARGRSMLERELGKSGFEALLKSEPMQAAAERCNYANVDDLLAALGYGEVTLNSIANKLREETIARQPKAASAPAATNTASMVQPLPTTTPRSTASKPSSRSPIAGIEGLMYSIAGCCKPLPGEPIIGAVTRMRGISIHRQGCPNVEHVEGDRLIPVSWNRPADNAETARCAQTYPVEVQIEVIDRVGVFKDILARLSDQNINVREAGVKTSQGKPALISLCIEVRDSAQLKHSITQIRQMSDVLNLRRLGAATSPV; encoded by the coding sequence ATGGACGCGATCGCCTTTGCGCCAGACTTTCCTCAGCTCCAGCTTCCCAAATGGCTGAAGACTTGTCTGCGCGACCGACAAGGCGGTACGGCCGATCTGGAGTCCGACCTCATTGCCGGTGCGTTCGAGTTGGCCTACGACCTTCATAAAGATCAGCGGCGCAAATCGGGCGAGCCCTATATCGCCCATCCCGTGGCGGTAGCGGAGTTGCTGCACGATCTTGGCGGCGACAGCGCCATGGTGGCTGCCGGGTTGTTACATGACGTAGTTGAAGACACGGATGTGACACCCGAGGAACTCGAGGAGCGGTTCGGTTTGCAAGTGCGATCGCTGGTCGAAGGCGTTACCAAGCTCTCCCAGTTCAATTTTTCCAGCAAGACCGAGCGCGCTGCAGAGAACTTCCGTCGCATGTTCGTCGCGATGGCGAAGGACATTCGCGTCATCGTCGTCAAGCTTGCCGATCGCCTGCACAATATGCGCACGTTGGAGCACCTGCCACCTGCCAAACAGCGACGCATTGCTCTTGAAACTCGCGAAATTTTTGCGCCGCTTGCCAACCGCCTCGGGATCGGGCGCTTTAAATGGGAACTCGAAGACCTCGCCTTCAAGTACCTCGAACCTCAAGAATACCGACAGATTCAGTCTCTCGTCGCCGAGCGCCGGGCCGATCGCGAGGCGCGCATCAAGCATTTGACGGAGACGCTGCGCGATCGCCTCCTGGCAGAGAACATCGGCCTGCGCGAGCTTAACGGCCGTCCGAAGCATCTCTACGGGATTTACCGCAAGATGCAGCAGCAGCAAAAGGCATTTGAGGAAATCTACGACTTAGCGGGCATACGGATTATCGTCGACACCAACGTCGATTGCTATCGAGCGCTAGCCGTGGTTCACGATGCTTTCAAGCCGATGCCAGGACGCTTCAAAGACTACATTGGCTTGCCCAAACCCAACCGCTATCAATCCCTCCACACAACGGCGATCGGGACGACGGGGCGGCCGCTGGAAGTGCAAATCCGCACAGAAGAAATGCACCAAGTAGCGGAATACGGGATTGCCGCTCACTGGGTGTACAAAGAGAGCGGTGGCTCCAGCAACGTGCAGGTAACCGCTGAGGACGAGAAGTTCACCTGGCTGCGCCAGCTGTTGGAGTGGCAAAACGACCTTAAAGATGCCCAGGAATATATCGACAGCCTCAAGGACAACCTCTTTGAGGACGACGTCTATGTCTTTACGCCCGGTGGGGACGTCATCGCGCTAGCCCGCGGTGCGACGCCCGTAGACTTTGCCTACCGAATCCACACCGAGGTGGGCAATCATATGAAGGGCGCGCGGGTGAACGGTCGCTGGACGGTGCTGGACGCGCCGCTCAAAAACGGCGATATTGTCGAGATCCTGACCAACAAGAGCAGCCATCCCAGTCTCGACTGGCTCAACTATGCGGCGACACCGAGCGCTCGCAACCGCATCCGTCAGTGGTACAAGCGCTCGCACCGCGACGAAAACCTCGCCCGCGGTCGCAGCATGCTGGAGCGCGAATTGGGCAAGAGTGGCTTTGAAGCTCTCCTGAAATCCGAACCGATGCAGGCTGCGGCCGAGCGCTGCAACTACGCGAACGTTGACGATCTCCTAGCCGCGCTCGGATATGGCGAGGTAACTCTGAACTCGATCGCCAACAAGCTGCGCGAGGAAACGATCGCCCGCCAGCCCAAAGCAGCGAGCGCGCCGGCAGCAACCAATACCGCCAGCATGGTGCAGCCGCTGCCGACGACAACGCCGCGTTCGACGGCATCCAAACCGTCAAGTCGGTCTCCAATCGCAGGTATTGAGGGGTTGATGTACTCGATCGCCGGGTGTTGCAAGCCGCTGCCGGGCGAACCGATTATCGGAGCGGTGACGCGGATGCGCGGCATTTCCATCCACCGCCAGGGCTGCCCAAATGTCGAGCACGTCGAGGGCGATCGCCTGATTCCGGTGAGCTGGAACCGTCCGGCCGATAATGCCGAGACCGCCCGTTGCGCGCAGACTTATCCAGTGGAGGTGCAGATCGAAGTGATCGACCGGGTCGGCGTCTTCAAGGATATCTTGGCGCGTCTGAGCGATCAAAACATCAACGTCCGTGAAGCCGGCGTTAAAACCAGCCAGGGTAAGCCGGCACTGATTTCCCTCTGTATCGAGGTTCGCGACAGCGCCCAACTCAAGCACAGCATCACTCAAATTCGCCAGATGAGTGACGTGCTCAACCTACGGCGCCTTGGAGCGGCAACTAGCCCCGTCTAG
- a CDS encoding dynamin family protein yields the protein MKNGLREIDSSVFDRKNPYEKYDRNLRLLKSYIETIPNIEVDDSSGNTYASLSNSLIREIDRKPSVCILGNFDSGKSTLANALLGNNIIPTNILPTTCLPTFIKHVDERPRWMQGDVIILRHGFNPRLWKDPAHTKNYIWMQGTLAILEEFVTHKKSKSKLEELVDLTAEQLIGKEKEHEFNKESEYAIVFLDSPVLRCCEIVDYPGFGNDDFDNEKAESYQNIMDGAFYLSTITGFLLSYEIRRLGQIIQSLDKFELIDPDFPTLGGLFVLATHADPDKYDENTLEEIAVKETKRIFKQLGETKIHERVALTNREITPYDVASKIHAFWYDSNLNKKNLGTSTKMFGSFMEDFAKFAMEHLPRFWEIRAEKLVADFALHEENALTIQIESYQNRLDEIKNLESIYAEYMNQEQERKSIKSLKHSLIREKIKDFKVQSLNEFESSYERILDEKKIEQVIKSKYENNKKEAQEYTMGYLLEKLEESVKNILIPKTEYIKQQTDDFISEYSNASKLSGESVQLGITIDGVGAFAAGLAKVTFLGAMAAWGAATGAAYLGAALALSGNATIAAIGSGLLAGSAVAASIGNGLAVAWTVATGPIGLGVIATVSLAAIAMKTFGPSWQLRLARKIRSEIDKNTIKEKFNDSMCAYWDSSLFAFNEGAKSIEEKWLKKLDELRRQVEQPEEEGKKEIEGILENLENMRSFFAKLYWDGA from the coding sequence ATGAAAAATGGTTTACGCGAAATAGATAGTAGTGTTTTTGATCGCAAAAATCCCTACGAAAAGTATGATAGAAATCTGCGTCTCCTTAAATCTTATATTGAGACTATCCCGAATATAGAAGTAGATGATTCATCAGGGAATACGTATGCCAGTTTATCAAATAGTCTAATTAGAGAGATAGATAGAAAACCAAGCGTTTGCATCCTCGGGAATTTTGACTCAGGCAAGTCAACCCTTGCAAACGCATTGCTTGGTAACAATATCATACCTACAAATATCCTTCCAACCACATGCTTACCAACCTTCATCAAGCATGTCGATGAAAGACCGCGTTGGATGCAAGGAGACGTAATTATTTTGCGTCACGGTTTCAATCCGCGCCTATGGAAGGATCCTGCTCACACTAAAAATTACATATGGATGCAAGGGACGCTTGCAATACTTGAGGAATTTGTTACACACAAAAAAAGTAAAAGTAAACTTGAGGAGCTGGTCGATCTTACAGCTGAACAACTTATTGGCAAAGAGAAAGAGCATGAATTTAATAAGGAGTCTGAGTATGCAATCGTTTTCCTAGATTCTCCTGTTCTAAGATGTTGTGAGATAGTGGATTATCCTGGCTTTGGAAATGATGATTTTGATAACGAGAAAGCAGAATCATACCAAAATATTATGGATGGTGCTTTCTACTTATCAACAATCACTGGCTTTTTGCTCTCCTATGAAATTCGCAGGCTAGGTCAAATCATTCAATCTCTTGATAAATTTGAGTTGATCGATCCTGATTTTCCTACACTTGGTGGACTATTTGTATTAGCTACTCATGCCGATCCTGATAAATATGATGAAAATACATTGGAAGAAATTGCCGTCAAAGAAACAAAGCGAATTTTCAAGCAGTTAGGAGAAACCAAGATCCACGAGAGAGTAGCTCTCACAAATCGCGAAATCACACCATATGATGTTGCATCAAAAATTCATGCATTTTGGTACGATAGCAATCTTAACAAAAAGAATCTAGGCACTTCAACAAAAATGTTCGGTAGTTTCATGGAGGACTTTGCTAAGTTCGCAATGGAACATTTGCCTCGCTTTTGGGAGATAAGAGCGGAAAAACTTGTTGCAGATTTTGCATTACATGAAGAGAATGCTTTGACAATACAGATAGAATCTTATCAAAATAGACTTGATGAAATCAAAAATCTTGAGAGCATATACGCAGAGTATATGAATCAAGAACAGGAAAGAAAGTCTATAAAATCATTAAAACATAGCCTAATTAGAGAGAAGATTAAAGATTTCAAAGTCCAAAGCCTAAATGAATTCGAATCTTCATATGAAAGAATTCTTGACGAAAAAAAAATAGAACAAGTCATCAAGAGTAAGTATGAAAACAACAAAAAAGAAGCACAAGAATACACTATGGGTTATCTACTTGAAAAATTAGAAGAATCTGTAAAAAACATTCTTATTCCGAAAACAGAATACATTAAACAGCAAACTGATGATTTTATCTCGGAGTACTCGAATGCAAGCAAACTTTCTGGAGAGAGCGTTCAATTGGGAATTACAATAGATGGTGTTGGAGCTTTTGCAGCAGGCTTAGCCAAGGTTACCTTCTTAGGGGCGATGGCTGCTTGGGGAGCGGCTACCGGAGCAGCATATCTTGGTGCAGCACTTGCACTCTCTGGTAATGCAACTATTGCTGCAATCGGCTCTGGGTTGCTTGCTGGCTCTGCTGTCGCTGCTTCGATAGGTAATGGATTGGCTGTAGCTTGGACAGTAGCTACGGGACCTATTGGCCTAGGAGTTATAGCTACTGTTTCATTGGCTGCCATAGCGATGAAGACGTTTGGACCATCCTGGCAATTGAGGCTTGCCCGAAAAATCAGAAGCGAGATAGATAAAAATACGATAAAAGAAAAATTCAATGATTCAATGTGCGCGTATTGGGACTCATCATTGTTTGCTTTTAATGAAGGTGCCAAATCGATTGAGGAGAAATGGCTAAAAAAACTTGATGAGCTGCGTAGACAAGTTGAGCAACCTGAAGAAGAAGGGAAAAAGGAAATCGAAGGAATACTTGAAAATCTTGAGAATATGCGAAGTTTTTTTGCTAAGCTCTACTGGGACGGAGCTTAG
- the nrdJ gene encoding ribonucleoside-triphosphate reductase, adenosylcobalamin-dependent, giving the protein MRRQRTADFPASAPAANPVFFRTYSRRNQGVRESWQQVCDRALGGLIELGQLTDAEADLVERMMRSLRSLPSGRWLWVGGTQWLENPQNFSGAYNCTSTDVVDWDAFGLMMDLAMMGCGTGAVLERRYISQLPSIRNRLNVSAIREIGRVSPAERRETTDVRVESADRVNICAGDSRLGWVKAYQALLELSSDDRFAAEIEVGIDLGHIRPAGETLKGFGGMANPVKLPQLFPRAARILNRAIGRQLDAEECCLLIDEAAATIVAGNIRRSAGMRQFEGDSPLLKQNLWQPDENGNWRIDPDRDALRMANHTRVFHQKPSEAEIVEAVRTQYHSGEGAIQWAGEAIARGNADLISSHEEKRAFIRAYEAGTAEAFLRARLPGDVSDRELEHRLQRYGLNPCLTADTWVHTEFGARQIKELLGQPTRVYVNGKLFDTTADGFFATGVKPIFQLATREGYSLRLTGNHQVLKVTAQTQQRQYAEWVEAEALKPGDKVLIHNHSGLQPWAGKGNFQDGWLLGSLVGDGCFTERRRDRATAVLRYSGESRATMALHAIESIQGITGTALAAISNDANRTYVGAANLDRLAAAHGIERDCLTVTPEIERGSYEFYRGFLRGLFDASSTLRGASKGAASIRLQHSNPQLLEAVQRMLLRLGVASAIADRRSSTRLFGGNPERELAITKDNLCRFEQVVGFREPSKRNKLAQCLERGRWSGEQFAVTVASLTPDGIEPVFDCTVPAVSRFDANGFVVHNCGEIIGADFHCNLAEIHLNQLDPHDFDEQREAFAAGGIAVAALLNHRFIEPRYQYSRELDPIVGVSFTGLFDFCVRAFGVNWLHWWADGRPETLAGQQFKQQEREYLERWRDTVCKAVWEYCDRRGIKRPNRCTTVQPSGTKSLLSGASPGWHPPKAVRFIRRVTFRKNDPVALACIDYGYTVVPSQSDKDDRGHLLDDPFDPRCTEWLVEIPVAVPWADLPGADAIDVSQFSALAQFDFSMQVQRHYVTHNTSSTLELRAHEVEDLGKRIHQSIANDEGYISAALLARFDDLQTFPRLPFEPIDRATYERLMEMVLVRRQTDDFHAALAKYDTAELVEAGPAGCDSDKCMLPEAKPKS; this is encoded by the coding sequence ATGAGACGGCAGCGCACTGCCGATTTTCCTGCGTCGGCCCCGGCCGCAAATCCGGTATTTTTTCGGACCTACAGTCGGCGCAACCAGGGCGTCCGCGAGAGCTGGCAGCAGGTGTGCGATCGCGCCCTGGGTGGTTTGATCGAGCTCGGTCAGTTGACCGATGCTGAAGCCGATCTGGTCGAGCGCATGATGCGATCGCTGCGAAGCCTGCCCTCCGGTCGCTGGCTATGGGTGGGCGGTACGCAATGGTTGGAGAACCCGCAGAATTTTTCGGGAGCTTACAACTGCACGTCGACGGACGTGGTGGACTGGGATGCCTTCGGCTTGATGATGGATTTGGCAATGATGGGGTGCGGGACGGGTGCCGTCTTGGAGCGCCGCTATATCAGCCAACTGCCATCGATTCGCAACCGCCTGAACGTGAGTGCGATCCGCGAGATCGGTCGGGTGTCGCCAGCGGAGCGCCGCGAAACGACTGACGTGCGCGTTGAAAGCGCAGATCGCGTCAATATCTGCGCGGGTGACAGCCGCCTGGGTTGGGTGAAAGCCTATCAAGCACTGCTGGAGTTGTCGTCGGACGATCGCTTCGCCGCCGAGATCGAGGTGGGGATCGACCTCGGGCACATCCGACCGGCTGGGGAAACCCTCAAGGGCTTCGGTGGCATGGCCAATCCGGTGAAGCTACCGCAACTGTTCCCGCGTGCGGCCCGGATTTTGAATCGCGCGATCGGCCGGCAGCTCGATGCAGAGGAGTGCTGCTTGCTCATTGACGAAGCTGCGGCGACGATCGTGGCCGGGAATATCCGCCGCAGTGCGGGGATGCGTCAGTTCGAGGGAGATTCGCCACTGCTGAAGCAGAATCTGTGGCAGCCGGACGAAAACGGCAACTGGCGCATCGACCCCGATCGCGATGCCCTGCGCATGGCTAACCACACGCGGGTGTTCCATCAGAAGCCCAGCGAAGCCGAAATCGTCGAGGCCGTCCGTACTCAGTATCACTCCGGCGAAGGTGCAATTCAGTGGGCCGGTGAGGCGATCGCTCGCGGTAATGCCGACCTTATCAGCTCCCACGAGGAGAAGCGCGCGTTCATCCGCGCCTACGAAGCCGGAACGGCTGAAGCCTTTCTGCGCGCGCGGCTGCCGGGCGACGTCAGCGATCGCGAGCTCGAACATCGCCTCCAGCGCTACGGACTCAATCCTTGCCTGACGGCCGACACCTGGGTACATACCGAATTCGGCGCGCGCCAGATCAAAGAATTGCTCGGACAACCCACGCGCGTGTACGTCAACGGCAAGCTGTTCGATACCACTGCTGATGGTTTCTTCGCGACCGGGGTTAAGCCGATCTTCCAGCTCGCCACGCGCGAAGGGTATTCCTTGCGCCTGACGGGCAACCACCAAGTTTTGAAGGTAACCGCTCAAACCCAGCAGCGTCAGTACGCCGAGTGGGTTGAAGCCGAAGCCCTCAAGCCCGGCGACAAAGTGCTGATCCACAACCACTCCGGTTTGCAACCGTGGGCCGGTAAGGGCAACTTCCAAGATGGCTGGTTGTTGGGCAGCTTGGTCGGCGACGGGTGCTTCACCGAGCGCCGCCGCGATCGCGCTACGGCGGTCTTGCGCTACTCCGGAGAGTCGCGGGCGACCATGGCGCTGCATGCCATCGAGTCGATTCAGGGCATTACGGGCACGGCATTGGCAGCAATTAGCAACGATGCCAATCGCACCTATGTTGGCGCGGCGAACCTCGATCGCCTTGCCGCCGCTCACGGGATCGAGCGCGACTGCTTGACGGTGACGCCAGAGATCGAGCGCGGGAGCTACGAGTTTTATCGCGGCTTCTTGCGAGGGTTGTTCGATGCCAGCAGCACGCTGCGCGGTGCGTCCAAAGGGGCTGCCAGCATCCGGCTTCAGCACAGCAATCCGCAGTTGCTCGAAGCCGTGCAGCGGATGTTGCTGCGATTGGGGGTGGCCTCGGCGATCGCCGATCGCCGATCGAGTACGCGGCTATTCGGCGGCAACCCGGAGCGCGAGCTAGCGATTACGAAGGATAACTTGTGCCGCTTCGAGCAAGTGGTCGGGTTCCGGGAACCGAGCAAGCGCAACAAACTGGCGCAGTGCCTGGAGCGCGGCCGCTGGAGTGGGGAGCAATTTGCGGTAACGGTTGCGAGCTTGACCCCAGATGGCATCGAGCCGGTCTTCGATTGCACCGTACCGGCCGTATCGCGCTTCGATGCCAATGGTTTTGTCGTGCACAATTGCGGCGAGATTATCGGGGCGGATTTCCATTGCAATCTGGCTGAAATCCACCTCAATCAGCTCGACCCCCACGACTTCGACGAACAGCGCGAGGCCTTTGCGGCTGGCGGCATTGCTGTTGCGGCGCTGCTCAACCACCGTTTTATCGAGCCGCGCTATCAGTACAGTCGCGAACTCGATCCGATCGTGGGGGTGTCCTTCACGGGGCTGTTTGACTTTTGCGTGCGCGCGTTCGGCGTCAACTGGCTGCATTGGTGGGCAGACGGTCGCCCGGAAACCCTCGCAGGACAGCAGTTCAAGCAGCAAGAACGCGAGTACCTGGAGCGGTGGCGCGACACCGTTTGCAAAGCCGTGTGGGAGTATTGCGATCGCCGCGGCATCAAGCGTCCCAACCGCTGTACGACGGTTCAACCGAGCGGGACGAAGTCGCTGCTGTCGGGGGCGTCGCCGGGCTGGCATCCGCCGAAGGCCGTTCGCTTCATACGCCGCGTCACCTTCCGCAAGAACGATCCAGTCGCACTGGCATGCATCGACTACGGCTATACCGTCGTTCCGTCGCAGTCGGACAAGGACGATCGCGGTCATCTGTTGGACGATCCTTTCGATCCGCGTTGCACGGAGTGGTTGGTGGAGATCCCCGTGGCCGTGCCTTGGGCGGACCTGCCCGGTGCCGACGCGATCGACGTGTCGCAGTTTTCGGCGCTAGCTCAATTCGATTTCTCAATGCAGGTACAGCGGCATTACGTAACGCACAATACCTCGTCGACGCTGGAGTTGCGCGCGCATGAGGTCGAAGACCTGGGCAAGCGGATCCATCAGTCGATCGCCAATGATGAGGGCTACATCTCGGCAGCGTTACTGGCACGATTCGATGACCTACAAACGTTCCCGCGTTTGCCATTCGAGCCCATCGATCGTGCGACCTACGAACGGCTGATGGAGATGGTGCTGGTGCGCCGTCAGACGGACGACTTTCACGCCGCGCTCGCGAAGTACGACACGGCGGAACTCGTGGAGGCCGGTCCGGCGGGTTGCGATTCGGATAAATGCATGCTGCCCGAAGCCAAGCCTAAGAGCTAG